The following are encoded together in the Scomber japonicus isolate fScoJap1 chromosome 20, fScoJap1.pri, whole genome shotgun sequence genome:
- the LOC128381791 gene encoding ankyrin repeat domain-containing protein 1-like, with protein sequence MKNLHVVFLKAECLTDRLRPRCVTSQGGDKQTNELLVCRQAEDRGYESSVSQEKQDALKYSRNVESERPISLKTDKAGRLVLETPDDLQNLLLLRKTKREQKAAIRKSAAAHRPAAVQSVPYYVDEDDFLKACDQKQLQVIDRYLSTGGDVNTCDSFERTGLHRASSKGHTEIVTKLLEAGANVHSRDKLWSTCVHTACRGGNLSVLQLLLNHGADITATDKLDSTPLHVSVRTGHFDCVEHLIHCGAEINTQDKEGDTPLHDAVRLNRFKIIQLLLLHGANTHITNQEARTPLDEVLEWQNEVKTLLIDQRNRK encoded by the exons ATGAAGAATCTGCACGTTGTGTTCCTGAAAGCTGAATGTTTAACCGATCGTCTTCGACCTCGCTGTGTGACATCACAAGGCGGAGACAAACAGACCAATGAGCTGTTAGTGTGTCGGCAGGCGGAGGACAGAGGATACGAGTCGTCCGTGTCTCAGGAGAAGCAGGACGCTCTGAAGTACAGCAGGAACGTGGAGTCCGAGCGTCCAATCAGCCTCAAG ACGGACAAAGCGGGTCGTCTCGTCCTGGAAACGCCAGACGACCTGCagaacctgctgctgctgaggaagACCAAGAGAGAGCAGAAAGCTGCGATCAGGAAATCAGCTGCTGCTCATCGTCCTGCTGCTGTCCAATCAGTG CCGTACTACGTGGACGAGGACGACTTCCTGAAGGCCTGCGATCAGAAGCAGCTGCAGGTGATTGACAGGTATCTGTCCACAGGGGGCGACGTCAACACCTGCGACTCG TTTGAGCGTACAGGTCTCCACAGAGCTTCCTCCAAAGGTCACACCGAGATCGTCACCAAGCTGCTGGAGGCTGGAGCCAACGTCCACAGCCGAGACAAG CTTTGGTCCACTTGTGTCCACACTGCCTGTCGAGGAGGAAATCTGTCTGTTCTTCAGCTTCTGTTGAATCATGGAGCCGATATTACAGCAACTGACAAG CTGGACAGCACTCCTCTTCATGTCTCTGTGAGGACCGGACACTTTGACTGTGTGGAACATCTGATTCACTGCGGAGCTGAAATCAACACACAGGACAAG GAGGGAGACACTCCACTTCACGACGCTGTTCGACTCAACAGATTCAAAATAATCCAACTGTTGTTACTGCACGgagccaacacacacatcaccaaccag GAGGCTCGTACTCCTCTGGACGAGGTGCTGGAGTGGCAGAACGAAGTAAAGACTCTCCTCATCGAccagaggaacaggaagtga
- the LOC128381605 gene encoding protein phosphatase 1 regulatory subunit 3C-B-like: MNCRVLHILNPRPGGPSPIMPVDMAVRICLASSPPLRSFLGNYDNRCSSSAAAALSLPRCQPLRPCLASGVTTATAASAAAEESSSSRAWLRRKKKSVVFADCRGLALTAVHVFDESEDDPLSELQFQLTELEGAVAGRLQDESDSADGGSGLVLDFTQPAADYLDLRNRLKAQQVCLETCSIQDRLLSGTVQVRNVCFEKSVSVRITFDSWRSHRDVSCCYLNNVYGCHDTDTFAFSVSVPEVLEPADRIEFCIQYQTRDRIFWDNNLGDNYRLAVTDPHGDPVRIAESSAEKTDFDPLGSPRTSAQIFSEWQSWRRLETSAPYW, translated from the exons ATGAACTGCAG GGTTCTCCACATCCTGAACCCTCGCCCCGGGGGTCCGTCCCCCATCATGCCCGTCGACATGGCCGTGAGAATCTGCCTCGCCAGCTCGCCCCCTCTGCGCTCCTTCCTCGGTAACTACGACAACCGCTGCTCTTCCTCCGCGGCGGCCGCTCTCTCTCTGCCGCGCTGCCAGCCGCTGCGGCCGTGTCTGGCGTCcggcgtcaccacggcaaccgcGGCCTCGGCGGCGgcggaggagagcagcagcagccgcgcGTGgctcaggaggaagaagaagagcgtgGTGTTCGCAGACTGTCGCGGTCTGGCGCTGACCGCCGTCCACGTCTTCGACGAGTCGGAGGACGACCCGCTGAGCGAGCTGCAGTTCCAGCTGACGGAGCTCGAAGGCGCCGTCGCCGGCAGGCTGCAGGACGAGTCAG ACTCGGCTGACGGGGGGTCGGGTCTGGTGCTGGACTTCACCCAGCCGGCTGCAGACTACCTGGACCTGAGGAACCGGCTCAAAGCCCAGCAGGTCTGTCTGGAGACCTGCTCGATCCAGGACCGGCTGCTGTCGGGGACCGTGCAGGTCCGGAACGTTTGCTTCGAGAAGTCCGTGTCGGTCCGGATCACCTTCGACTCGTGGCGGTCCCACCGCGACGTTTCCTGCTGCTACCTGAACAACGTGTACGGTTGCCATGACACCGACACCTTCGCCTTCTCCGTCTCCGTGCCCGAAGTCCTCGAGCCGGCCGACAGGATCGAGTTCTGCATCCAGTACCAGACCCGGGACCGGATCTTCTGGGACAACAACCTCGGGGACAACTACCGGCTGGCGGTGACGGATCCACACGGCGACCCGGTCCGGATCGCTGAGAGCTCGGCGGAGAAGACGGACTTTGACCCGTTGGGAAGTCCCAGAACCTCGGCGCAGATCTTCTCTGAGTGGCAGAGCTGGCGACGCCTGGAGACCAGCGCCCCCTACTGGTGA